A section of the Methanocaldococcus sp. FS406-22 genome encodes:
- the rpmD gene encoding 50S ribosomal protein L30 has translation MAYAVIRIRGRIGVRRDIADTLKMLRLHKVNHCVIVPETETFKGMLQKVKDYVTWGEIDKDTLVKLILKRGRLPGNKKVNPEIIKELTGMDVEELAEKIIKGEIKLKETPLKPVFRLHPPRKGFERGGIKKPFSVGGALGYRGEKINELLEKMM, from the coding sequence ATGGCTTATGCTGTCATTAGAATAAGAGGGAGAATCGGTGTAAGGAGAGATATAGCAGACACACTGAAAATGTTGAGATTGCACAAAGTAAATCACTGTGTAATAGTTCCAGAAACAGAAACATTTAAAGGGATGTTGCAGAAAGTTAAGGATTACGTAACATGGGGAGAAATTGATAAAGATACATTAGTTAAGTTAATTTTAAAGAGAGGAAGATTACCAGGAAACAAGAAAGTTAATCCAGAAATCATAAAGGAATTAACAGGAATGGATGTTGAAGAATTAGCAGAAAAGATTATAAAAGGAGAAATTAAATTAAAAGAGACTCCATTAAAACCTGTCTTTAGATTACACCCACCAAGAAAAGGATTTGAAAGAGGAGGAATCAAAAAACCATTCAGTGTTGGTGGAGCTTTAGGTTACAGAGGAGAGAAAATTAACGAGTTATTAGAAAAAATGATGTAA
- the rpsE gene encoding 30S ribosomal protein S5: protein MRFNIDEWEPKTTIGRMVKEGQITDIDYILDNNLPILEPEIVDALLPDLEEKVLDVKLVQRMHKSGRRARFRATVVVGNRNGYVGVGKGKAKEVGPAIRKAIAQAKKNIIRVKRGCGSWECGCGTPHSIPYKGYGKCGSTAIEILPAPKGVGLVAGDVAKAVLGLAGIKDVWTKTFGETRTTYNFAMATFEALKSLNFTRVMEKHKEKLGIVEGRVL, encoded by the coding sequence ATGAGATTCAACATAGACGAGTGGGAACCAAAAACCACTATTGGAAGAATGGTTAAAGAAGGGCAGATAACTGATATTGATTACATCTTAGATAACAACTTACCAATTTTAGAGCCAGAGATTGTCGACGCCTTATTACCAGATTTAGAAGAGAAGGTTTTAGATGTTAAGTTAGTTCAAAGAATGCACAAGTCAGGAAGAAGAGCAAGATTTAGAGCTACAGTTGTTGTAGGAAACAGAAATGGTTATGTAGGTGTTGGAAAAGGTAAAGCTAAGGAAGTAGGGCCTGCAATTAGAAAGGCAATAGCTCAAGCAAAGAAAAACATTATTAGAGTTAAGAGAGGTTGCGGTTCTTGGGAGTGTGGTTGTGGAACACCGCACTCAATTCCATACAAAGGATATGGAAAGTGTGGAAGTACTGCAATAGAGATATTGCCAGCTCCAAAGGGAGTTGGTTTAGTTGCTGGAGATGTTGCTAAGGCAGTTTTGGGCTTAGCAGGAATTAAAGATGTTTGGACAAAGACATTTGGAGAGACAAGAACAACATACAACTTTGCAATGGCTACATTTGAAGCATTAAAGAGCTTGAACTTTACAAGAGTTATGGAAAAACACAAAGAGAAATTGGGGATTGTTGAAGGAAGAGTTTTATAA
- a CDS encoding 30S ribosomal protein S4e, with protein MAKKGPKRHLKRLAAPVRWELPRKIHKFTVRPLPGAHPMSESLPLLLIIRDVLKYADNAREAKKIIKMGKVLVDGRVRKEEKLPVGLMDVVSLPEADENYRVLFDRKGRIKLKPTENPDVKLCKIKNKTVIKGGHIQLNLHDGRNIVIKVSDPTKAEEDVYKTGDTLLISIPEQEIKAHIPFEVGKLAYITGGKHVGDFAKIVEIERRGIYPDIVTLENMDGEKFKTVKDYVFVVGDEEPIIKL; from the coding sequence ATGGCAAAAAAAGGACCAAAAAGACATTTAAAAAGATTGGCAGCTCCAGTTAGATGGGAGTTACCAAGAAAGATTCACAAATTTACAGTTAGACCATTACCAGGAGCACACCCAATGAGTGAGTCATTACCATTATTGCTGATTATTAGAGATGTTTTGAAGTATGCAGATAACGCAAGAGAAGCAAAGAAAATTATTAAGATGGGTAAAGTTTTAGTTGATGGAAGAGTCAGGAAGGAAGAAAAATTACCAGTTGGATTAATGGATGTTGTCTCATTACCAGAGGCAGACGAAAATTACAGAGTCCTCTTTGATAGAAAAGGAAGGATTAAATTAAAACCAACAGAAAACCCAGATGTAAAATTATGTAAAATTAAGAACAAGACTGTTATTAAAGGTGGGCATATACAGCTCAATTTACACGATGGAAGAAACATTGTTATCAAAGTTTCAGACCCTACAAAGGCAGAGGAAGATGTTTACAAAACAGGAGACACCTTATTAATCTCAATTCCAGAACAAGAAATTAAAGCACACATTCCATTTGAAGTTGGTAAATTAGCATACATTACAGGAGGAAAACACGTCGGTGATTTCGCTAAGATTGTTGAGATTGAGAGAAGAGGAATATATCCAGACATTGTCACATTAGAAAACATGGATGGAGAGAAGTTTAAGACAGTTAAAGACTATGTCTTCGTTGTTGGAGACGAAGAACCAATAATTAAATTATAA
- a CDS encoding 50S ribosomal protein L5, whose translation MSFEELWQKNPMLKPRIEKVVVNFGVGESGDRLTKGAQVIEELTGQKPIRTRAKQTNPSFGIRKKLPIGLKVTLRGKKAEEFLKNAFEAFQKEGKKLYDYSFDDYGNFSFGIHEHIDFPGQKYDPMIGIFGMDVCVTLERPGFRVKRRKRCRAKIPRRHRLTREEAIEFIEKTFGVKVERVLLEEEEETQ comes from the coding sequence ATGAGCTTTGAAGAGTTATGGCAAAAGAATCCGATGTTAAAACCAAGAATTGAAAAAGTTGTTGTTAATTTTGGAGTAGGAGAGAGTGGAGATAGATTAACAAAAGGAGCTCAAGTTATTGAGGAACTAACAGGACAAAAACCAATAAGAACAAGAGCTAAGCAAACAAACCCATCATTTGGAATTAGAAAGAAGTTACCAATTGGATTAAAAGTTACATTAAGAGGGAAAAAGGCAGAGGAATTTTTAAAGAATGCATTTGAAGCATTCCAAAAAGAAGGTAAAAAATTGTATGATTATTCATTTGATGATTATGGAAACTTCTCATTTGGTATTCATGAACACATTGACTTCCCTGGGCAAAAATACGACCCAATGATTGGTATCTTTGGAATGGACGTTTGTGTTACATTAGAGAGACCTGGATTTAGAGTTAAGAGAAGAAAGAGATGCAGAGCTAAGATTCCAAGAAGACACAGATTAACAAGAGAAGAAGCTATTGAATTTATAGAAAAAACATTTGGAGTTAAAGTTGAGAGAGTATTGTTAGAAGAGGAAGAAGAAACACAATAA
- a CDS encoding 50S ribosomal protein L19e gives MDVSVQRRMAAEILKCGIDRVWIDPTQLDRVKMAMSKDDIRVLIKEGVIKKKQKKGISSARVKKLKEQRKKGRRRGPGSRRGAAGARTPPKEKWMATIRALRKTLKQLRDTGKIDRKVYRKLYRMAKGGAFRSRSHLFLYMREHDLLKQ, from the coding sequence ATGGATGTATCCGTTCAAAGGAGAATGGCAGCTGAGATATTGAAATGTGGTATAGACAGGGTTTGGATTGACCCAACTCAATTGGATAGAGTTAAAATGGCTATGTCAAAAGATGATATAAGAGTTTTAATTAAAGAGGGAGTTATTAAGAAGAAACAGAAAAAAGGAATCAGCAGTGCAAGAGTTAAAAAGTTGAAGGAGCAGAGAAAAAAAGGTAGAAGAAGAGGACCAGGTTCAAGAAGAGGAGCTGCTGGAGCAAGAACACCACCAAAAGAAAAGTGGATGGCTACAATTAGAGCTTTAAGAAAAACACTCAAACAATTAAGAGATACTGGAAAAATTGATAGAAAAGTCTATAGAAAACTTTACAGAATGGCTAAAGGAGGAGCATTTAGAAGTAGAAGCCACTTATTCCTTTACATGAGAGAACACGACCTCTTAAAACAATAA
- a CDS encoding 50S ribosomal protein L32e — MNRLLRLRFKLKMKKPDFIRQEAHRHKRLGEKWRRPKGRHSKMRLKWKEKPPVVEIGYRSPKAVRGLHPSGLEDVLVYNVKDLEKLNPETQGARIASTVGKRKKIEIIKRARELGIRILNISEEKQEELLKLAEKQNETNE; from the coding sequence ATGAACAGGCTATTAAGATTAAGATTTAAATTAAAAATGAAAAAGCCTGACTTTATAAGACAGGAGGCTCATAGACATAAAAGACTAGGAGAGAAATGGAGAAGACCAAAAGGAAGACACAGTAAGATGAGATTAAAGTGGAAAGAGAAACCTCCAGTTGTTGAGATTGGTTACAGAAGTCCTAAGGCAGTTAGGGGCTTACACCCAAGCGGATTAGAGGATGTTTTAGTTTACAATGTAAAAGATTTAGAAAAGTTAAATCCAGAAACACAGGGAGCAAGAATAGCTTCAACAGTTGGTAAAAGAAAGAAAATTGAAATTATTAAAAGAGCAAGAGAGTTGGGAATAAGAATATTAAACATATCAGAAGAGAAACAGGAAGAGTTATTAAAATTAGCTGAAAAACAAAATGAAACTAACGAATAA
- a CDS encoding 30S ribosomal protein S8: MSLMDPLANALNHISNCERVGKKVVYIKPASKLIGRVLKVMQDNGYIGEFEFIEDGRAGIFKVELIGKINKCGAIKPRFPVKKFGYEKFEKRYLPARDFGILIVSTTQGVMSHEEAKKRGLGGRLLAYVY; encoded by the coding sequence ATGAGTTTAATGGACCCACTAGCAAACGCATTAAACCATATCTCTAACTGTGAGAGAGTGGGTAAAAAGGTAGTGTATATAAAACCAGCGTCTAAATTAATTGGAAGGGTTTTAAAGGTTATGCAGGATAACGGCTACATAGGAGAGTTTGAATTTATAGAAGATGGTAGAGCTGGGATATTTAAGGTTGAGTTAATAGGGAAAATAAACAAGTGTGGAGCTATAAAACCAAGATTCCCAGTTAAAAAATTTGGATACGAGAAGTTTGAAAAGAGATACTTGCCAGCAAGAGACTTTGGTATATTAATTGTTTCAACAACACAGGGAGTTATGAGCCACGAAGAAGCTAAGAAAAGAGGATTAGGAGGAAGGTTGTTAGCTTATGTCTATTAA
- a CDS encoding 50S ribosomal protein L6, which yields MPVAAYIEERVKIPENVQVEINNNEVVVKSEGKELRRKFEHPKIVIKKEGDEVVIFCEYPRRKDKAMVGTIRAHINNMIKGVTEGFTYKLKIRYAHFPMKVSVKGNEVIIENFLGEKHPRRARIMEGVTVKISGEDVIVTGIDKEKVGQTAANIEQATRIKGRDPRVFQDGIYIVEKAGKAI from the coding sequence ATGCCAGTTGCCGCCTATATTGAGGAAAGGGTAAAAATCCCTGAAAATGTTCAAGTTGAGATAAACAACAATGAAGTTGTTGTAAAAAGTGAAGGAAAAGAGTTAAGAAGAAAATTTGAGCATCCAAAAATTGTAATTAAAAAAGAGGGAGATGAAGTAGTTATCTTCTGCGAATATCCAAGAAGAAAAGACAAAGCTATGGTTGGAACTATAAGAGCTCATATAAACAACATGATTAAAGGAGTTACCGAAGGATTTACATACAAATTAAAGATTAGATATGCACACTTCCCAATGAAGGTTAGCGTTAAAGGTAATGAGGTTATCATTGAAAACTTCTTAGGAGAGAAACACCCAAGAAGAGCAAGAATTATGGAAGGAGTTACCGTTAAGATTAGTGGAGAGGATGTTATAGTCACAGGAATTGACAAGGAAAAAGTTGGGCAGACAGCTGCTAACATAGAGCAGGCAACAAGAATTAAAGGAAGAGACCCAAGAGTCTTCCAGGATGGAATCTACATTGTAGAGAAAGCTGGAAAAGCTATCTAA
- a CDS encoding 50S ribosomal protein L18 → MATGPTYRVKFRRRREAKTDYRKRLRLLLSRKPRLVARKTLNHCIAQIVLYDEKGDKTVVSAHSRELIKLGYKGHTGNLPSAYLTGYLLGKKALAKGYTEAVLDIGLHRATKGAAVFAILKGALDAGMEIPHGEDILPSEERIRGEHIKAYAEMLKEQDEERYKKQFSKYLEKGLEPEKLPEHFEEIKAKIDSMF, encoded by the coding sequence ATGGCAACAGGTCCAACTTATAGAGTTAAATTTAGAAGAAGAAGAGAGGCAAAAACTGATTACAGAAAAAGATTAAGATTATTATTATCAAGAAAACCAAGATTGGTTGCGAGAAAAACTTTGAATCACTGCATTGCTCAAATTGTATTGTATGATGAAAAGGGAGATAAAACAGTTGTTTCAGCTCACTCAAGAGAGTTGATTAAGTTAGGTTATAAAGGACACACTGGAAACTTGCCATCAGCATACTTAACAGGTTACTTGTTAGGTAAGAAAGCTTTAGCTAAAGGCTACACTGAGGCAGTTTTAGATATTGGATTGCACAGAGCTACAAAAGGAGCTGCTGTATTTGCAATATTAAAAGGAGCTTTAGATGCTGGAATGGAAATTCCACATGGGGAAGATATATTGCCATCAGAGGAGAGAATAAGAGGAGAACACATAAAAGCCTACGCTGAAATGTTAAAAGAACAGGATGAAGAAAGATACAAGAAGCAGTTCTCAAAATATTTAGAGAAAGGATTAGAACCAGAAAAACTGCCAGAACACTTTGAAGAAATAAAGGCAAAAATAGACAGTATGTTTTAA
- a CDS encoding 30S ribosomal protein S14: MAKKPWKKKYGYGIRPCQRCGHVGPGLIRKYGLNLCRQCFREIAHKLGFKKLD, translated from the coding sequence ATGGCAAAAAAACCATGGAAAAAGAAGTATGGTTATGGAATTAGACCATGTCAAAGATGTGGGCATGTAGGTCCAGGTTTAATTAGAAAGTATGGATTAAACCTTTGCAGACAGTGTTTTAGAGAAATTGCTCACAAATTAGGATTTAAAAAATTAGATTAA